The following are encoded together in the Myxocyprinus asiaticus isolate MX2 ecotype Aquarium Trade chromosome 7, UBuf_Myxa_2, whole genome shotgun sequence genome:
- the scoca gene encoding short coiled-coil protein A isoform X2 yields the protein MNCNIDGDMENQVEQEERTRLINQVLELQHTLEDLSARVDAVKEENLKLKSENQVLGQYIENLMSASSVFQTTDTKSKRK from the exons ATGAACTGTAACATTGATg GAGATATGGAGAATCAAGTTGAACAAGAGGAGAGGACAAGACTCATAAACCAAGTGCTGGAGCTTCAGCACACACTTGAGG ATCTTTCTGCACGTGTGGATGCGGTGAAGGAAGAGAACCTCAAGCTCAAATCGGAGAACCAGGTTCTTGGGCAATACATCGAGAACCTCATGTCCGCCTCCAGTGTCTTCCAGACCACCGACACCAAAAGCAAACGAAAATAA
- the scoca gene encoding short coiled-coil protein A isoform X1 produces the protein MEGDVDEDDGTFINISLADDSAEGERTALRSRPEDQYSTMNCNIDGDMENQVEQEERTRLINQVLELQHTLEDLSARVDAVKEENLKLKSENQVLGQYIENLMSASSVFQTTDTKSKRK, from the exons ATGGAGGGTGATGTGGATGAAGATGACGGGACTTTTATTAACATATCACTGGCTGATGATTCAG CTGAAGGGGAACGGACAGCCCTGCGCTCCAGACCAGAGGACCAGTACAGCACCATGAACTGTAACATTGATg GAGATATGGAGAATCAAGTTGAACAAGAGGAGAGGACAAGACTCATAAACCAAGTGCTGGAGCTTCAGCACACACTTGAGG ATCTTTCTGCACGTGTGGATGCGGTGAAGGAAGAGAACCTCAAGCTCAAATCGGAGAACCAGGTTCTTGGGCAATACATCGAGAACCTCATGTCCGCCTCCAGTGTCTTCCAGACCACCGACACCAAAAGCAAACGAAAATAA